A window of the Sardina pilchardus chromosome 21, fSarPil1.1, whole genome shotgun sequence genome harbors these coding sequences:
- the si:dkeyp-115e12.6 gene encoding centromere protein F isoform X2: MSWAADDWTAGLTGRVLQKVRELQAQQERLARERQQKQLQLDNAEAALHKHKQKGEEVRAELSAAQRELAGVREQAQGEVRARERLAQDLQARQAQVCSLEGQLEAAHTLTGNLTKEIKRLEAELEKLQRANGSGDSVLFSTPCWNMASPREHNSSKLDERAGHRGEGEGRLAHVRQLQFSDSPRSVSAGAPSPFPQQPHKATPGRRAARNPDASTPTAVFPWERDDTRSVPRGRTASSAAPSGELISGAQDAPGDCGMEEDLRKERDAQSLQIQELKTWVQSLEKDLRAEAERLKESEARLGEAKRELAGRDQSLMRSKDELGRAHTLIGQERDRAQASDQRAKQLQEELKCQRQNAETCRSNAEQKRKETEREHQRELLELQKERQALERQHQQESLKLNQEIQQARTLHHTLQSQHDKLGLQKQAVEQELDFIKGKLKGTESELQDTQKREAQTQAKLTEALRDSESLTVTVEQLKRKERSLEEEVKRLSEELADALRRLKELQDQPPVPAAPVTPPQYSSCGDGFNPVVSYDRPSPHQTQAHKKKALKVDRTKEEAIQRAKYPSDREPGEGIDSEQIKEFGSEQPAKGRRKKGRRGKAGWRDEESDQTDEAGEVLSSALEEEDVSCDEGETNQLCPKSQLTEVLSSSSSPECSRSKPTPPSPSHSPSRGGGPTDLKRENVALRDELRDAKQELERRLDDLESQRRAEAEARTKLKQLSRKHSAQTEQLRHKAQEQQEERQRLERQLEEARRETGRLEEALAAAQGRLEESRRERDAEAAGERSECERLREALTEMERKGREMEEESGRLKEDLEALRVELTQEREDREKGREEEEEEEEEEVEEQGKQEGAGKEDLLAKVAELEAQLDELRKAPKENLQLKYLQLNGSCDDNKAMVFNDEDIIPSPIDHVSFCQAVNLQNAMVSQEASTKNFITDLGACQKLAEHSRKEKEARSGQAQELERLKVKCESLRSERDRECGRVKATQNRLEALQKQVTSQTQQLTRAFESQSSHIEGLLLELQQRDVALQRQGEELRLSQEEMAQVKAAKEKLETEVRTEASQIDISDDTKEVSVHPDATVDENQPETHCDVTDNTKAKTLDRDNTKAKTLDREVDVVSVKDVSNTSAPIEPQSGEQHKAVAQSNTSNVPLQTVDTNTQDVNATDVQSGSLPCEIATSGNPVAFVESSGNLNEKQSVHTETTVQESSGEVPPGAGDARHGGPAAALASGQLEHSQNSTLQQSPAAVLALDASTMTEAAEELPEIQAEMDLLRAQNAQLTQRLKEASVEDLQSVRVENEQLKSRLKQLETASVRVQEDVAAGGEDDGALRLCPEGQGDLSVQTSDAENTVERVPPVQPVSVQPVVTAVTEATVESSTEEECAGEETLDHSDDASHQQQLQALLSELRRLTGENESQAEELELWRTAASQEPSALSPGATAGRHGDGDRILVVREDHILLSCGTNKLSGQLLETRSRIHHHQAEEAAGHPSTTTTTTTPPQQQDSSAPPKVEVDHGASVKSLESNNGELIDEVSSGHEVETVTKDSRRSAEDLRSETPSADREGRNTKENLCGSRTETKIVTGHTDQDHQLAGHRAPGPHAKANSVSCTTDQVQSSAETSGDAAAPQTKADDSGPEAALAQTPTRESPRAPACTAELGVGSVSVTPGGTSPAETHQYSAEEKLRAPAASRDGAEGQSSEGPVRGRERAEVSREVTSAATQTEETHAQSPENTPPRAALLDAGTQTDGGPEEEEEEEEEEEEEEDDDDDDEVTDSPCPSPGATAESERLLLAGAFPIPANPAHLAERIRRNRNRMSAAYDDTEYEPYGLPEVVMKGFADIPSGPACPYVLRRGLLGTPAVPLPAREEEGETDP; the protein is encoded by the exons ATGAGCTGGGCGGCGGACGACTGGACGGCGGGCCTGACGGGCCGGGTCCTGCAGAAGGTGCGGGAGCTGCAGGCCCAGCAGGAGCGGCTGGCCCGCGAGCGGCAGCAGAagcagctgcagctggacaACGCCGAGGCGGCCCTCCACAAGCACAAGCAGAAG GGTGAGGAGGTGCGTGCGGAGCTGTCGGCGGCGCAGCGCGAGCTGGCGGGGGTGCGGGAGCAGGCACAGGGGGAGGTGCGCGCACGCGAGCGGCTGGCCCAGGACCTGCAGGCGCGCCAGGCCCAGGTGTGCAGCCTGGAGGGCCAGCTGGAGGCCGCCCACACCCTCACCGGCAACCTCACCAAGGAGATCAAGAG GCTGGAGGCGGAGCTGGAGAAGCTGCAGAGAGCCAACGGCTCCGGGGACTCAGTGTTGTTCTCCACTCCCTGCTGGAACATGGCATCACCCCGGGAACACAATA GCTCCAAACTGGACGAGAGAGCAGGCCAccgtggagagggagagggcagacTGGCGCACGTCAGA CAGCTTCAGTTCTCCGACAGCCCCAGGTCCGTGAGCGCGGGAGCGCCCTCGCCGTTCCCCCAGCAACCGCACAAGGCCACGCCCGGCCGCCGGGCCGCACGCAACCCGGACGCCTCCACTCCCACCGCGGTGTTTCCGTGGGAACGAGATGACACGAGGTCCGTCCCAAGGGGCAGAACAGCATCCTCTGCGGCCCCCAGCGGCGAGCTCATTAGCGGGGCTCAGGATGCACCGGGGGATTGTGGGATGGAGGAGGAcctcagaaaagagagagatg cccagtcgCTGCAGATCCAGGAGCTGAAGACGTGGGTGCAGTCCCTGGAGAAGGATCTGCGTGCGGAGGCGGAGCGGCTGAAGGAGAGCGAGGCGCGGCTGGGCGAGGCCAAGCGGGAGCTGGCCGGCAGGGACCAGAGCCTGATGCGCTCCAAAGACGAGCTGGGCCGCGCACACACCCTCATCGGCCAGGAGAGGGACCGG gcCCAGGCCTCTGATCAGCGGGCGaagcagctgcaggaggagctgaAGTGCCAGAGGCAGAACGCTGAGACCTGCCGCAGCAACGCCGagcagaagaggaaggagaccgagagagagcatcagagg gagctgctggagctgcagaAGGAGCGGCAGGCTCTGGAGCGGCAGCACCAGCAGGAGTCTCTCAAACTCAACCAGGAGATCCAGCAGGCCAGGACGCTACACCACACATTACAGTCACAGCacgacaag ctgGGTCTGCAGAAGCAGGCTgtggagcaggagctggacTTCATTAAAGGGAAGCTGAAGGGCACCGAGTCCGAACTCCAGGACACTCAGAAGAGAGAGGCCCAGACACAAGCTAAGCTAACG GAGGCGCTCAGGGATAGCGAGAGCCTCACGGTGACCGTTGAGCAgctgaagaggaaggagaggagcctggaggaggaggtgaagaggctCTCGGAGGAGCTGGCTGACGCACTACGCCGCCTAAAAGAGCTCCAAG ACCAGCCTCCTGTTCCTGCGGCTCCTGTAACGCCCCCCCAGTACTCCTCCTGTGGCGACGGCTTCAACCCAGTGGTCTCTTACGATCGCCCCAGTCCTCACCAAACACAAGCCCACAAGAAGAAAGCACTCAAAGTGGACAGAACCAAAGAGGAGGCGATCCAGAGGGCAAAGTACCCGTCGGACAGGGAGCCGGGGGAGGGCATCGACTCGGAGCAAATCAAGGAGTTTGGCTCGGAGCAGCCTGCAAAGGGCAGGAGAAAAAAGGGCAGGAGGGGGAAagcaggatggagggatgaagagtcCGACCAGACGGATGAAGCTGGAGAGGTTCTGTCTTCtgctctggaggaggaggacgtcaGCTGTGATGAGGGAGAGACCAATCAGCTTTGCCCAAAGTCACAGCTGACTGAAGTTTTAAGCAGCAGCAGTTCACCAGAATGTTCCAGAAGCAAACCCACTCCCCCGTCGCCGAGCCACAGCCCCAGTCGCGGAGGCGGGCCGACGGACCTGAAGCGGGAGAACGTGGCGCTCCGCGACGAGCTCCGCGACGCCAAGCAGGAGCTGGAGCGTCGCCTGGACGACCTGGAGAGCCAGCGGCGCGCCGAGGCGGAGGCCCGCACCAAGCTGAAGCAGCTGAGCCGCAAGCACTCGGCCCAGACGGAGCAGCTCCGCCACAAGgcccaggagcagcaggaggagcgcCAGCGCCTGGAGCggcagctggaggaggcgcGCCGGGAGACCGGGCGCCTGGAGGAGGCGCTGGCCGCCGCGCAGGGCCGGCTGGAGGAGAGCCGGCGGGAGAGGGACGCCGAGGCGGCCGGCGAGAGGAGCGAGTGCGAGCGTCTGAGGGAGGCGCTGACCGAGATGGAGCGCAAGGGCCgcgagatggaggaggagagcggccGGCTGAAGGAGGACCTGGAGGCGCTGCGGGTGGAGCTGACCCAGGAGCGCGAGGACCGCGAGAAGGgccgtgaggaagaggaggaggaggaggaggaggaggtggaggagcagggcAAGCAGGAAGGAGCGGGGAAGGAGGACCTGCTGGCCAAGGTGGCCGAACTTGAGGCGCAGCTGGACGAGCTCAGAAAGGCTCCGAAGGAAAACCTCCAGCTGAAGTATCTGCAGCTCAACGGCAGCTGCGATGACAACAAAGCCATGGTCTTCAACGATGAGGACATCATCCCGTCCCCCATTGACCACGTCTCCTTCTGCCAAGCGGTCAACCTCCAGAATGCCATGGTCTCCCAGGAAGCCTCCACCAAGAACTTCATCACCGACCTGGGAGCCTGTCAGAAGCTTGCAGAACATTCCAGAAAGGAGAAGGAGGCCCGGAGCGGCCAGGCCCAGGAGCTGGAGCGTCTGAAGGTGAAGTGCGAGTCGCTGCGGAGCGAGCGGGACCGGGAGTGCGGCCGGGTCAAGGCCACCCAGAACCGCCTGGAGGCCCTGCAGAAGCAGGTGACCAGTCAGACGCAGCAGCTGACGCGGGCCTTCGAGAGCCAGAGCAGCCACATCGAGGGCCTGCTGCTTGAGCTGCAGCAGCGCGACGTCGCCCTCcagaggcagggagaggaaCTGCGCCTGAGCCAAGAGGAAATGGCTCAAGTCAAGGCAGCTAAGGAGAAACTGGAGACGGAGGTCAGGACAGAGGCATCTCAGATAGATATCTCAGATGATACCAAAGAGGTTTCTGTCCATCCAGATGCCACTGTGGATGAGAATCAGCCTGAAACACACTGTGATGTGACAGACAATACTAAAGCCAAAACACTAGATAGGGACAATACTAAAGCCAAAACACTAGATAGGGAGGTCGATGTCGTATCTGTTAAGGATGTCTCAAACACATCTGCCCCTATAGAACCCCAGTCTGGGGAGCAGCACAAGGCAGTGGCACAGAGTAACACTAGCAATGTTCCGTTACAGACTGTCGATACTAATACCCAGGATGTAAACGCGACAGATGTTCAGTCTGGCTCTCTGCCGTGTGAAATCGCAACCTCTGGAAACCCAGTTGCCTTTGTGGAAAGTTCTGGAAACTTGAATGAAAAACAGTCAGTGCACACTGAGACCACTGTTCAGGAGAGTAGTGGAGAAGTGCCACCGGGCGCTGGAGACGCACGACACGGAGGGCCAGCTGCTGCGTTAGCTAGCGGACAGCTGGAGCACTCCCAGAATTCCACACTCCAGCAGAGCCCCGCAGCTGTCCTGGCCCTCGACGCCAGCACCATGACGGAGGCGGCCGAAGAGCTGCCGGAGATCCAGGCGGAGATGGACCTGCTCAGGGCCCAGAACGCCCAGCTCACCCAGAGGCTGAAGGAGGCGTCAGTGGAGGACCTCCAGTCAGTCAGAGTGGAGAATGAGCAGCTGAAGTCCAGGCTGAAGCAGTTGGAGACCGCTAGCGTCCGCGTCCAGGAGGACGTGGCAGCAGGTGGAGAGGACGATGGGGCTCTGCGCCTGTGTCCTGAAGGCCAGGGGGATCTCTCTGTCCAGACGTCTGATGCTGAAAACACAGTGGAGAGAGTTCCCCCGGTTCAGCCTGTTTCTGTGCAGCCAGTGGTAACCGCAGTAACAGAAGCTACTGTGGAGAGCAGCACTGAGGAGGAATGTGCTGGAGAGGAGACACTCGACCACTCAGACGACGCCTCACATCAGCAACAG CTGCAGGCTCTGCTCTCGGAGCTGCGGCGGCTGACCGGGGAGAACGAGAGTCAGGCCGAGGAGCTGGAGCTCTGGAGGACGGCGGCGTCCCAGGAGCCCTCGGCGCTGTCGCCGGGGGCGACGGCAGGTCGCCATGGAGACGGCGACCGCATACTTGTGGTGCGGGAAGACcacatcctcctctcctgcggCACAAACAAACTGAGCGGACAGCTCCTGGAAACCAG GTCCAGGATCCACCACCATCAGGCAGAAGAGGCAGCAGGGCACccaagcaccaccaccaccaccaccacccccccacagcAGCAGGACTCTTCTGCACCACCCAAAGTGGAAGTGGACCATGGTGCATCTGTAAAG AGCCTGGAGTCTAACAATGGTGAGCTGATAGATGAGGTGAGCTCTGGCCATGAAGTGGAAACAGTGACCAAAGACTCTCGGCGGAGTGCTGAAGATTTACGTTCTGAGACCCCCTCCGCTGACCGCGAAGGTCGTAACACTAAAGAGAACCTGTGTGGCTCCCGCACTGAGACCAAAATAGTCACCGGACACACTGACCAGGATCATCAGCTGGCAGGACACCGCGCTCCTGGACCCCATGCCAAAGCCAACAGCGTGTCCTGCACGACTGATCAGGTGCAGAGCTCCGCAGAAACGTCTGGAGACGCCGCCGCGCCGCAGACCAAAGCAGACGACTCCGGGCCGGAGGCGGCCCTCGCCCAGACGCCGACCCGCGAGTCCCCGAGAGCGCCGGCCTGTACGGCGGAGCTGGGGGTGGGGAGCGTGTCGGTGACACCGGGCGGAACGAGCCCTGCGGAAACACACCAGTACAGCGCTGAAGAGAAGCTCCGAGCACCGGCGGCCTCGCGGGATGGGGCCGAAGGTCAGAGTTCAGAGGGGCCTGTCAGGGGCCGTGAGAGGGCAGAGGTCAGTCGGGAGGTGACGAGTGCTGCCACCCAGACGGAGGAGACGCACGCACAGAGCCCCGAGAACACACCGCCGAGGGCCGCGCTCCTGGACGCCGGCACACAGACCGACGGAggaccagaggaggaggaggaggaggaggaggaggaggaggaggaggaagacgacgacgacgacgacgaggtGACTGACTCGCCGTGCCCTTCACCAGGGGCGACGGCAGAGAGCGAGAGGCTACTGCTTGCCGGCGCTTTCCCCATCCCGGCCAACCCGGCGCACCTGGCCGAGCGCATCCGGCGCAACCGCAACCGCATGTCGGCCGCCTACGACGACACCGAGTACGAGCCGTACGGCCTGCCCGAGGTGGTCATGAAAG GATTTGCTGATATTCCCAGTGGccctgcctgcccctatgtccTCAGGAGGGGTCTGCTGGGAACCCCAGCTGTGCCTCTCCCAGCacgggaagaggagggggagacagacCCCTAA
- the si:dkeyp-115e12.6 gene encoding centromere protein F isoform X1, protein MSWAADDWTAGLTGRVLQKVRELQAQQERLARERQQKQLQLDNAEAALHKHKQKGEEVRAELSAAQRELAGVREQAQGEVRARERLAQDLQARQAQVCSLEGQLEAAHTLTGNLTKEIKRLEAELEKLQRANGSGDSVLFSTPCWNMASPREHNSSKLDERAGHRGEGEGRLAHVRQQLQFSDSPRSVSAGAPSPFPQQPHKATPGRRAARNPDASTPTAVFPWERDDTRSVPRGRTASSAAPSGELISGAQDAPGDCGMEEDLRKERDAQSLQIQELKTWVQSLEKDLRAEAERLKESEARLGEAKRELAGRDQSLMRSKDELGRAHTLIGQERDRAQASDQRAKQLQEELKCQRQNAETCRSNAEQKRKETEREHQRELLELQKERQALERQHQQESLKLNQEIQQARTLHHTLQSQHDKLGLQKQAVEQELDFIKGKLKGTESELQDTQKREAQTQAKLTEALRDSESLTVTVEQLKRKERSLEEEVKRLSEELADALRRLKELQDQPPVPAAPVTPPQYSSCGDGFNPVVSYDRPSPHQTQAHKKKALKVDRTKEEAIQRAKYPSDREPGEGIDSEQIKEFGSEQPAKGRRKKGRRGKAGWRDEESDQTDEAGEVLSSALEEEDVSCDEGETNQLCPKSQLTEVLSSSSSPECSRSKPTPPSPSHSPSRGGGPTDLKRENVALRDELRDAKQELERRLDDLESQRRAEAEARTKLKQLSRKHSAQTEQLRHKAQEQQEERQRLERQLEEARRETGRLEEALAAAQGRLEESRRERDAEAAGERSECERLREALTEMERKGREMEEESGRLKEDLEALRVELTQEREDREKGREEEEEEEEEEVEEQGKQEGAGKEDLLAKVAELEAQLDELRKAPKENLQLKYLQLNGSCDDNKAMVFNDEDIIPSPIDHVSFCQAVNLQNAMVSQEASTKNFITDLGACQKLAEHSRKEKEARSGQAQELERLKVKCESLRSERDRECGRVKATQNRLEALQKQVTSQTQQLTRAFESQSSHIEGLLLELQQRDVALQRQGEELRLSQEEMAQVKAAKEKLETEVRTEASQIDISDDTKEVSVHPDATVDENQPETHCDVTDNTKAKTLDRDNTKAKTLDREVDVVSVKDVSNTSAPIEPQSGEQHKAVAQSNTSNVPLQTVDTNTQDVNATDVQSGSLPCEIATSGNPVAFVESSGNLNEKQSVHTETTVQESSGEVPPGAGDARHGGPAAALASGQLEHSQNSTLQQSPAAVLALDASTMTEAAEELPEIQAEMDLLRAQNAQLTQRLKEASVEDLQSVRVENEQLKSRLKQLETASVRVQEDVAAGGEDDGALRLCPEGQGDLSVQTSDAENTVERVPPVQPVSVQPVVTAVTEATVESSTEEECAGEETLDHSDDASHQQQLQALLSELRRLTGENESQAEELELWRTAASQEPSALSPGATAGRHGDGDRILVVREDHILLSCGTNKLSGQLLETRSRIHHHQAEEAAGHPSTTTTTTTPPQQQDSSAPPKVEVDHGASVKSLESNNGELIDEVSSGHEVETVTKDSRRSAEDLRSETPSADREGRNTKENLCGSRTETKIVTGHTDQDHQLAGHRAPGPHAKANSVSCTTDQVQSSAETSGDAAAPQTKADDSGPEAALAQTPTRESPRAPACTAELGVGSVSVTPGGTSPAETHQYSAEEKLRAPAASRDGAEGQSSEGPVRGRERAEVSREVTSAATQTEETHAQSPENTPPRAALLDAGTQTDGGPEEEEEEEEEEEEEEDDDDDDEVTDSPCPSPGATAESERLLLAGAFPIPANPAHLAERIRRNRNRMSAAYDDTEYEPYGLPEVVMKGFADIPSGPACPYVLRRGLLGTPAVPLPAREEEGETDP, encoded by the exons ATGAGCTGGGCGGCGGACGACTGGACGGCGGGCCTGACGGGCCGGGTCCTGCAGAAGGTGCGGGAGCTGCAGGCCCAGCAGGAGCGGCTGGCCCGCGAGCGGCAGCAGAagcagctgcagctggacaACGCCGAGGCGGCCCTCCACAAGCACAAGCAGAAG GGTGAGGAGGTGCGTGCGGAGCTGTCGGCGGCGCAGCGCGAGCTGGCGGGGGTGCGGGAGCAGGCACAGGGGGAGGTGCGCGCACGCGAGCGGCTGGCCCAGGACCTGCAGGCGCGCCAGGCCCAGGTGTGCAGCCTGGAGGGCCAGCTGGAGGCCGCCCACACCCTCACCGGCAACCTCACCAAGGAGATCAAGAG GCTGGAGGCGGAGCTGGAGAAGCTGCAGAGAGCCAACGGCTCCGGGGACTCAGTGTTGTTCTCCACTCCCTGCTGGAACATGGCATCACCCCGGGAACACAATA GCTCCAAACTGGACGAGAGAGCAGGCCAccgtggagagggagagggcagacTGGCGCACGTCAGA CAGCAGCTTCAGTTCTCCGACAGCCCCAGGTCCGTGAGCGCGGGAGCGCCCTCGCCGTTCCCCCAGCAACCGCACAAGGCCACGCCCGGCCGCCGGGCCGCACGCAACCCGGACGCCTCCACTCCCACCGCGGTGTTTCCGTGGGAACGAGATGACACGAGGTCCGTCCCAAGGGGCAGAACAGCATCCTCTGCGGCCCCCAGCGGCGAGCTCATTAGCGGGGCTCAGGATGCACCGGGGGATTGTGGGATGGAGGAGGAcctcagaaaagagagagatg cccagtcgCTGCAGATCCAGGAGCTGAAGACGTGGGTGCAGTCCCTGGAGAAGGATCTGCGTGCGGAGGCGGAGCGGCTGAAGGAGAGCGAGGCGCGGCTGGGCGAGGCCAAGCGGGAGCTGGCCGGCAGGGACCAGAGCCTGATGCGCTCCAAAGACGAGCTGGGCCGCGCACACACCCTCATCGGCCAGGAGAGGGACCGG gcCCAGGCCTCTGATCAGCGGGCGaagcagctgcaggaggagctgaAGTGCCAGAGGCAGAACGCTGAGACCTGCCGCAGCAACGCCGagcagaagaggaaggagaccgagagagagcatcagagg gagctgctggagctgcagaAGGAGCGGCAGGCTCTGGAGCGGCAGCACCAGCAGGAGTCTCTCAAACTCAACCAGGAGATCCAGCAGGCCAGGACGCTACACCACACATTACAGTCACAGCacgacaag ctgGGTCTGCAGAAGCAGGCTgtggagcaggagctggacTTCATTAAAGGGAAGCTGAAGGGCACCGAGTCCGAACTCCAGGACACTCAGAAGAGAGAGGCCCAGACACAAGCTAAGCTAACG GAGGCGCTCAGGGATAGCGAGAGCCTCACGGTGACCGTTGAGCAgctgaagaggaaggagaggagcctggaggaggaggtgaagaggctCTCGGAGGAGCTGGCTGACGCACTACGCCGCCTAAAAGAGCTCCAAG ACCAGCCTCCTGTTCCTGCGGCTCCTGTAACGCCCCCCCAGTACTCCTCCTGTGGCGACGGCTTCAACCCAGTGGTCTCTTACGATCGCCCCAGTCCTCACCAAACACAAGCCCACAAGAAGAAAGCACTCAAAGTGGACAGAACCAAAGAGGAGGCGATCCAGAGGGCAAAGTACCCGTCGGACAGGGAGCCGGGGGAGGGCATCGACTCGGAGCAAATCAAGGAGTTTGGCTCGGAGCAGCCTGCAAAGGGCAGGAGAAAAAAGGGCAGGAGGGGGAAagcaggatggagggatgaagagtcCGACCAGACGGATGAAGCTGGAGAGGTTCTGTCTTCtgctctggaggaggaggacgtcaGCTGTGATGAGGGAGAGACCAATCAGCTTTGCCCAAAGTCACAGCTGACTGAAGTTTTAAGCAGCAGCAGTTCACCAGAATGTTCCAGAAGCAAACCCACTCCCCCGTCGCCGAGCCACAGCCCCAGTCGCGGAGGCGGGCCGACGGACCTGAAGCGGGAGAACGTGGCGCTCCGCGACGAGCTCCGCGACGCCAAGCAGGAGCTGGAGCGTCGCCTGGACGACCTGGAGAGCCAGCGGCGCGCCGAGGCGGAGGCCCGCACCAAGCTGAAGCAGCTGAGCCGCAAGCACTCGGCCCAGACGGAGCAGCTCCGCCACAAGgcccaggagcagcaggaggagcgcCAGCGCCTGGAGCggcagctggaggaggcgcGCCGGGAGACCGGGCGCCTGGAGGAGGCGCTGGCCGCCGCGCAGGGCCGGCTGGAGGAGAGCCGGCGGGAGAGGGACGCCGAGGCGGCCGGCGAGAGGAGCGAGTGCGAGCGTCTGAGGGAGGCGCTGACCGAGATGGAGCGCAAGGGCCgcgagatggaggaggagagcggccGGCTGAAGGAGGACCTGGAGGCGCTGCGGGTGGAGCTGACCCAGGAGCGCGAGGACCGCGAGAAGGgccgtgaggaagaggaggaggaggaggaggaggaggtggaggagcagggcAAGCAGGAAGGAGCGGGGAAGGAGGACCTGCTGGCCAAGGTGGCCGAACTTGAGGCGCAGCTGGACGAGCTCAGAAAGGCTCCGAAGGAAAACCTCCAGCTGAAGTATCTGCAGCTCAACGGCAGCTGCGATGACAACAAAGCCATGGTCTTCAACGATGAGGACATCATCCCGTCCCCCATTGACCACGTCTCCTTCTGCCAAGCGGTCAACCTCCAGAATGCCATGGTCTCCCAGGAAGCCTCCACCAAGAACTTCATCACCGACCTGGGAGCCTGTCAGAAGCTTGCAGAACATTCCAGAAAGGAGAAGGAGGCCCGGAGCGGCCAGGCCCAGGAGCTGGAGCGTCTGAAGGTGAAGTGCGAGTCGCTGCGGAGCGAGCGGGACCGGGAGTGCGGCCGGGTCAAGGCCACCCAGAACCGCCTGGAGGCCCTGCAGAAGCAGGTGACCAGTCAGACGCAGCAGCTGACGCGGGCCTTCGAGAGCCAGAGCAGCCACATCGAGGGCCTGCTGCTTGAGCTGCAGCAGCGCGACGTCGCCCTCcagaggcagggagaggaaCTGCGCCTGAGCCAAGAGGAAATGGCTCAAGTCAAGGCAGCTAAGGAGAAACTGGAGACGGAGGTCAGGACAGAGGCATCTCAGATAGATATCTCAGATGATACCAAAGAGGTTTCTGTCCATCCAGATGCCACTGTGGATGAGAATCAGCCTGAAACACACTGTGATGTGACAGACAATACTAAAGCCAAAACACTAGATAGGGACAATACTAAAGCCAAAACACTAGATAGGGAGGTCGATGTCGTATCTGTTAAGGATGTCTCAAACACATCTGCCCCTATAGAACCCCAGTCTGGGGAGCAGCACAAGGCAGTGGCACAGAGTAACACTAGCAATGTTCCGTTACAGACTGTCGATACTAATACCCAGGATGTAAACGCGACAGATGTTCAGTCTGGCTCTCTGCCGTGTGAAATCGCAACCTCTGGAAACCCAGTTGCCTTTGTGGAAAGTTCTGGAAACTTGAATGAAAAACAGTCAGTGCACACTGAGACCACTGTTCAGGAGAGTAGTGGAGAAGTGCCACCGGGCGCTGGAGACGCACGACACGGAGGGCCAGCTGCTGCGTTAGCTAGCGGACAGCTGGAGCACTCCCAGAATTCCACACTCCAGCAGAGCCCCGCAGCTGTCCTGGCCCTCGACGCCAGCACCATGACGGAGGCGGCCGAAGAGCTGCCGGAGATCCAGGCGGAGATGGACCTGCTCAGGGCCCAGAACGCCCAGCTCACCCAGAGGCTGAAGGAGGCGTCAGTGGAGGACCTCCAGTCAGTCAGAGTGGAGAATGAGCAGCTGAAGTCCAGGCTGAAGCAGTTGGAGACCGCTAGCGTCCGCGTCCAGGAGGACGTGGCAGCAGGTGGAGAGGACGATGGGGCTCTGCGCCTGTGTCCTGAAGGCCAGGGGGATCTCTCTGTCCAGACGTCTGATGCTGAAAACACAGTGGAGAGAGTTCCCCCGGTTCAGCCTGTTTCTGTGCAGCCAGTGGTAACCGCAGTAACAGAAGCTACTGTGGAGAGCAGCACTGAGGAGGAATGTGCTGGAGAGGAGACACTCGACCACTCAGACGACGCCTCACATCAGCAACAG CTGCAGGCTCTGCTCTCGGAGCTGCGGCGGCTGACCGGGGAGAACGAGAGTCAGGCCGAGGAGCTGGAGCTCTGGAGGACGGCGGCGTCCCAGGAGCCCTCGGCGCTGTCGCCGGGGGCGACGGCAGGTCGCCATGGAGACGGCGACCGCATACTTGTGGTGCGGGAAGACcacatcctcctctcctgcggCACAAACAAACTGAGCGGACAGCTCCTGGAAACCAG GTCCAGGATCCACCACCATCAGGCAGAAGAGGCAGCAGGGCACccaagcaccaccaccaccaccaccacccccccacagcAGCAGGACTCTTCTGCACCACCCAAAGTGGAAGTGGACCATGGTGCATCTGTAAAG AGCCTGGAGTCTAACAATGGTGAGCTGATAGATGAGGTGAGCTCTGGCCATGAAGTGGAAACAGTGACCAAAGACTCTCGGCGGAGTGCTGAAGATTTACGTTCTGAGACCCCCTCCGCTGACCGCGAAGGTCGTAACACTAAAGAGAACCTGTGTGGCTCCCGCACTGAGACCAAAATAGTCACCGGACACACTGACCAGGATCATCAGCTGGCAGGACACCGCGCTCCTGGACCCCATGCCAAAGCCAACAGCGTGTCCTGCACGACTGATCAGGTGCAGAGCTCCGCAGAAACGTCTGGAGACGCCGCCGCGCCGCAGACCAAAGCAGACGACTCCGGGCCGGAGGCGGCCCTCGCCCAGACGCCGACCCGCGAGTCCCCGAGAGCGCCGGCCTGTACGGCGGAGCTGGGGGTGGGGAGCGTGTCGGTGACACCGGGCGGAACGAGCCCTGCGGAAACACACCAGTACAGCGCTGAAGAGAAGCTCCGAGCACCGGCGGCCTCGCGGGATGGGGCCGAAGGTCAGAGTTCAGAGGGGCCTGTCAGGGGCCGTGAGAGGGCAGAGGTCAGTCGGGAGGTGACGAGTGCTGCCACCCAGACGGAGGAGACGCACGCACAGAGCCCCGAGAACACACCGCCGAGGGCCGCGCTCCTGGACGCCGGCACACAGACCGACGGAggaccagaggaggaggaggaggaggaggaggaggaggaggaggaggaagacgacgacgacgacgacgaggtGACTGACTCGCCGTGCCCTTCACCAGGGGCGACGGCAGAGAGCGAGAGGCTACTGCTTGCCGGCGCTTTCCCCATCCCGGCCAACCCGGCGCACCTGGCCGAGCGCATCCGGCGCAACCGCAACCGCATGTCGGCCGCCTACGACGACACCGAGTACGAGCCGTACGGCCTGCCCGAGGTGGTCATGAAAG GATTTGCTGATATTCCCAGTGGccctgcctgcccctatgtccTCAGGAGGGGTCTGCTGGGAACCCCAGCTGTGCCTCTCCCAGCacgggaagaggagggggagacagacCCCTAA